The following proteins are co-located in the Opitutaceae bacterium genome:
- a CDS encoding NUDIX domain-containing protein, which translates to MLPTLPYKIAVLVFIENREHEHLLLLRAKAPNLGSWSPIGGKLEISTGESPFECAVRETCEETNFKIAVSDLHLFAMIAEKAYEGQSHWLLFLFRCLRPIDSLPRAMEEGRFGFFNRSAIDALPIPETDRVALWPTFDRYRDRFVALRADCSPDKALLLTTEQIC; encoded by the coding sequence ATGTTACCAACGCTTCCATACAAGATAGCGGTCCTGGTCTTCATCGAAAACCGAGAGCATGAGCATTTGCTGCTCCTGCGGGCGAAGGCTCCGAATCTTGGCTCGTGGAGCCCGATTGGCGGAAAACTCGAAATATCGACCGGTGAATCGCCGTTTGAATGCGCCGTTCGCGAAACCTGCGAGGAGACCAATTTCAAGATCGCCGTTTCGGATCTGCACCTTTTCGCAATGATCGCCGAAAAGGCCTATGAAGGGCAGTCACACTGGCTGCTCTTTCTGTTCAGGTGTCTTCGTCCGATCGATTCACTGCCCCGCGCGATGGAGGAGGGCAGATTTGGCTTTTTCAATCGCAGCGCGATCGATGCGCTCCCGATTCCGGAGACCGATCGCGTCGCGCTCTGGCCCACCTTCGACCGCTACCGCGATCGATTTGTTGCGCTGCGCGCCGACTGCTCGCCGGACAAGGCGCTCCTGCTCACCACCGAGCAGATTTGCTGA
- a CDS encoding type II secretory pathway, component PulD, producing the protein MYTLAIVTLVAIAQSKASRAEEERLVSDVHPSGSVPMDPVAPDGGEKASGALSNFQVERLFGKGRAQYLAGDAAAAEETLEAVVRVEPAHRDALSLLERIAAERASSVASLRDRMRSSMVEEVARSWQRPAIFEERSPRQNEVADASLPLVRKLASIHVPSVSFNRVDLVRVAQSLGALAEELDRSAEDSRGVNIVLLDPSDRNPAVTITLRNLSLKRVLDLVTDSVGYQYEIQKDAVVIRPGGESTALDTAFFPIARSTVIRMTGSGAAHPASPAGGTDAFASGAEFGGAAAAASGALAMGRGEAGALRAFLQSAGVVFDQTPGASLAYDGSAMIVTQTPRNLERIRNILNRYNDVRQVEIEAKFMEVQQGVLDEMGITWSVGRRAHPRTDPLTGSTVYDSLQAYTTDRVNRTLNSAFTGSANGNSIVIDNQAVASTAPPRLPGAAALAGEAASLAAISGIVGDFNVSAMVRLLAQKSGSDLLSAPRVTVLSGNAATITVAQELRFPQSYGEIQSQVGTGRTAADGLGGGAAGVTITAGTPQDFTTRNVGVELKVTPTVEEDDYSISLDLTPKVTEFEGFVEYGGPSVAVSGGRTVTVPPGFYQPVFSVREVSTKVTLWDGATLVMGGLTREEVKKVHDKVPVLGDIPLFGRAFRSKGESSQKRNLLIFVTANLVSPGGSPKKQMVGGVPPSALFQNPVIVTPQKAVSRGGGR; encoded by the coding sequence ATGTACACGCTTGCCATTGTAACCTTGGTTGCGATTGCCCAATCGAAGGCATCGCGCGCAGAGGAGGAGAGGCTGGTGTCAGATGTTCATCCGAGCGGCTCCGTGCCGATGGATCCAGTCGCCCCGGATGGCGGTGAAAAAGCCTCCGGAGCCCTGTCGAACTTTCAGGTGGAGCGACTTTTTGGCAAGGGGAGGGCACAGTATCTTGCCGGGGATGCTGCTGCCGCGGAGGAGACGCTTGAAGCAGTGGTGCGTGTGGAGCCGGCACACCGCGATGCCCTTTCCCTGCTTGAGCGCATCGCCGCGGAGCGTGCCAGCTCAGTCGCTTCCCTCCGCGACCGCATGCGCTCATCCATGGTTGAGGAAGTGGCGCGTTCCTGGCAGAGACCGGCGATCTTCGAGGAACGGAGTCCGCGGCAGAACGAAGTGGCGGATGCCTCGCTTCCCCTTGTGCGGAAACTGGCTTCGATTCATGTGCCGAGCGTGAGTTTCAACCGGGTCGACCTCGTTCGGGTCGCCCAGAGCCTGGGCGCGCTCGCGGAGGAGCTGGACCGCTCGGCGGAGGATTCCAGGGGAGTCAACATCGTGCTTCTGGATCCTTCCGACCGGAATCCTGCGGTCACGATCACCCTGCGGAATCTGTCGCTGAAACGCGTCCTTGATCTCGTGACGGATTCCGTGGGTTACCAGTACGAAATTCAAAAGGACGCCGTTGTCATACGTCCCGGGGGCGAATCGACCGCGCTTGACACCGCGTTTTTCCCGATCGCGCGGTCGACCGTGATACGCATGACGGGGTCGGGAGCCGCGCATCCGGCATCGCCGGCGGGTGGGACGGATGCGTTTGCATCGGGTGCCGAATTCGGCGGAGCGGCGGCCGCGGCTTCAGGTGCGCTTGCCATGGGACGAGGGGAGGCGGGCGCGCTGAGGGCTTTCCTGCAGTCCGCGGGAGTTGTGTTTGACCAGACGCCGGGCGCCAGCCTCGCCTACGATGGATCGGCGATGATCGTGACTCAGACGCCACGCAACCTTGAACGCATTCGCAACATCCTGAACCGCTACAATGACGTGCGCCAGGTGGAGATTGAGGCGAAGTTCATGGAGGTGCAGCAGGGCGTTCTTGACGAAATGGGAATCACCTGGAGCGTGGGCCGCCGGGCCCACCCGAGGACGGATCCTCTCACCGGAAGCACCGTGTACGATTCACTCCAGGCCTACACAACGGATCGCGTAAATCGGACCTTGAACTCTGCTTTCACCGGATCCGCGAACGGCAACTCGATCGTGATCGACAACCAGGCGGTTGCCAGCACCGCGCCTCCGCGTCTTCCCGGGGCAGCCGCTCTTGCAGGAGAAGCGGCGAGCCTGGCGGCCATTTCCGGAATTGTTGGCGACTTCAATGTCAGCGCCATGGTCCGGCTGCTCGCGCAGAAATCGGGCAGCGATCTTCTCAGCGCGCCGCGGGTCACGGTCCTCTCCGGCAATGCAGCCACGATCACGGTCGCGCAGGAACTGCGGTTTCCGCAGAGCTACGGCGAGATTCAGAGTCAGGTTGGAACAGGGAGGACGGCCGCGGACGGACTCGGAGGCGGGGCGGCGGGGGTGACGATCACGGCGGGCACGCCGCAGGATTTCACGACACGGAATGTCGGCGTTGAATTGAAGGTCACTCCGACCGTCGAGGAGGACGACTACTCGATCAGCCTGGATCTCACGCCGAAGGTGACAGAGTTCGAGGGATTCGTGGAGTATGGCGGGCCGAGCGTGGCAGTTTCGGGCGGGCGAACGGTCACGGTGCCTCCCGGTTTTTATCAACCCGTGTTCTCGGTGAGGGAGGTCAGCACAAAGGTGACATTGTGGGATGGCGCGACGCTCGTCATGGGAGGGCTCACGCGCGAGGAGGTGAAGAAGGTCCATGACAAGGTGCCGGTATTGGGCGACATTCCGCTCTTTGGACGCGCGTTTCGGTCAAAGGGCGAAAGTTCGCAGAAACGCAATCTGCTCATCTTCGTGACGGCGAATCTGGTGAGCCCTGGAGGATCGCCGAAAAAGCAGATGGTCGGAGGCGTTCCACCCAGCGCCTTGTTTCAGAATCCCGTGATTGTCACGCCGCAAAAGGCGGTTTCGCGCGGAGGGGGGAGATGA
- a CDS encoding 5'-3' exonuclease: MAKWLLIDGFNLAYRCFFAIPELTRADGFPTNALHGWVKSIWKLEDQEKPDGILVFFDLGGAQERLALHPEYKAQREEMPDALDRQIPYVKALTRAMGLVGVEKEGIESDDLLASQAVALARAGHEVLIVSSDKDFAQIVNERVQIMLPPPSANPKLGWRLLTAAGVVEKFGVPPAQIADYLALVGDTSDNIMGIDGVGPKTAAKWLQEFGSLEGILAAASQLKPERFQAILTNQADAVRLNRRLTTLNLALPALPAVRSEPDVGVLFRLLGELEMKHCLADAQKRYAQRELF, translated from the coding sequence ATGGCCAAATGGCTTCTCATTGACGGATTCAATCTTGCCTACCGATGCTTTTTCGCGATCCCGGAGCTGACGCGCGCGGATGGCTTTCCCACCAATGCTCTGCATGGATGGGTGAAATCGATCTGGAAGCTGGAGGATCAGGAGAAGCCCGACGGAATCCTGGTCTTCTTTGACCTTGGTGGCGCGCAGGAGCGGCTGGCGCTGCATCCGGAATACAAGGCGCAGCGCGAGGAAATGCCTGATGCGCTGGACAGGCAGATTCCGTACGTCAAGGCGCTGACCCGGGCGATGGGCCTGGTTGGTGTGGAGAAGGAAGGGATCGAGAGCGATGACCTGCTCGCCTCGCAGGCCGTGGCGCTTGCGCGCGCGGGGCATGAGGTCCTGATCGTGAGTTCCGACAAGGACTTCGCGCAGATTGTGAATGAGCGGGTTCAGATCATGCTCCCGCCTCCCTCGGCGAATCCGAAGCTGGGCTGGCGATTGCTGACAGCGGCAGGCGTGGTTGAAAAATTCGGGGTGCCTCCGGCTCAGATAGCCGACTACCTGGCGCTGGTCGGGGACACCTCTGACAACATCATGGGCATTGACGGTGTTGGCCCGAAGACCGCGGCGAAATGGCTGCAGGAATTTGGATCGCTGGAGGGGATCCTGGCCGCTGCGTCGCAGTTGAAACCGGAGCGGTTTCAAGCAATCCTCACGAATCAGGCGGATGCGGTTCGATTGAACCGAAGGCTGACGACCCTGAATCTGGCGCTGCCGGCACTGCCCGCGGTTCGATCGGAGCCGGACGTTGGTGTGTTGTTTCGCCTGCTGGGGGAGCTGGAAATGAAGCACTGCCTCGCGGATGCACAAAAGCGCTACGCGCAGCGGGAACTCTTTTGA
- a CDS encoding response regulator transcription factor yields MRAEPKPLILIVEDEDELAKLICLHLEEAGMMTQVCNRAQHAARFLKKNFANLMLLDVNLPDQTGFALMEELRAADIVVPTIFLTGNTLEVNKVKGLELGGDDYITKPFGYAELVARIRAVLRRAESKADLNVTKNVRISDEPFEFAGAQVVPIRLEITFPDGQVQKLGRKELGILAYLSANRGVVITRKALIHSVWGIHADIRSRSLDQYIVKVRDIFLEHGIKLDMFRTVHGVGYIFDPEGVSNEGIAEAAPNSGN; encoded by the coding sequence ATGCGTGCCGAACCCAAACCCTTGATACTGATCGTTGAAGACGAAGATGAGCTGGCCAAACTCATCTGTCTTCATCTCGAGGAAGCAGGCATGATGACCCAGGTCTGCAACCGCGCCCAGCACGCCGCACGCTTCCTGAAGAAGAATTTCGCAAACCTAATGCTCCTGGACGTCAACCTGCCGGATCAGACTGGTTTTGCGCTGATGGAGGAGCTGCGGGCGGCGGATATCGTTGTACCTACGATTTTCCTGACAGGCAACACATTGGAGGTTAACAAGGTCAAGGGATTGGAACTTGGCGGAGACGATTATATCACGAAGCCGTTTGGCTATGCTGAGCTGGTCGCCCGAATTCGCGCCGTGCTCCGACGCGCCGAATCGAAAGCCGATCTCAACGTCACAAAGAACGTGAGGATCAGCGATGAGCCGTTCGAATTTGCAGGCGCCCAGGTCGTCCCGATTCGTTTGGAAATCACGTTTCCCGACGGACAGGTTCAGAAACTCGGCCGGAAGGAACTTGGCATTCTTGCCTACCTGTCCGCCAACCGCGGCGTGGTCATCACCAGAAAGGCGTTGATTCACTCGGTCTGGGGAATCCATGCCGACATCCGCAGCCGCTCCCTTGATCAATACATTGTGAAGGTTCGCGACATCTTCCTCGAACATGGCATCAAGCTCGACATGTTCCGCACGGTTCACGGTGTCGGTTACATCTTCGATCCGGAAGGGGTCTCGAACGAAGGAATCGCTGAAGCCGCACCCAACTCCGGAAATTGA
- a CDS encoding ATP phosphoribosyltransferase: MLGLPKGSLEESTKNLFAKAGWKITTNSRSYKPSIDDPELDGRFIRAQEVSRYVEHGFFDCGLTGFDWIQENQSDVVEVCDLVYSRASVQKSRWVLCVPEASPIREPADLAGKRIATELVNTTKRYFADLKIPVQVEFSWGATEVKVPDLVDAIVDITETGSSLRANKLRIVSTLLETNTKLIANRTSWENPAKRRKIEVIALLLRGALEAETKVGLKMNAPRTSLDAISKAIPALRNPTVSPLSHPDWVALETIIDENVAREIIPQLKELGAEGIVEYPLNKVVY, from the coding sequence ATGTTGGGACTGCCGAAGGGCAGTTTGGAGGAATCCACCAAGAACCTGTTCGCGAAGGCGGGCTGGAAAATCACGACGAATTCCCGTTCGTACAAGCCATCGATCGACGACCCGGAACTCGATGGGCGGTTCATTCGCGCCCAGGAGGTGAGCCGGTATGTGGAGCACGGCTTCTTCGACTGCGGTCTGACGGGATTCGATTGGATCCAGGAAAACCAGTCGGACGTGGTCGAGGTTTGCGATCTCGTCTACAGCCGCGCATCGGTGCAAAAGTCGCGGTGGGTCCTCTGCGTTCCCGAGGCGTCTCCGATCAGGGAGCCTGCCGATCTCGCGGGGAAACGCATAGCCACTGAACTGGTCAACACGACGAAGCGCTACTTTGCCGACTTGAAGATTCCGGTGCAGGTGGAGTTTTCGTGGGGGGCGACGGAGGTGAAGGTTCCGGACTTGGTTGACGCGATAGTTGACATCACCGAGACGGGATCGTCGCTTCGCGCGAACAAGCTCCGCATTGTTTCGACGTTGCTGGAGACGAACACGAAACTGATCGCCAACAGGACCAGCTGGGAGAATCCCGCCAAGAGAAGGAAGATCGAGGTGATCGCTCTGTTGCTTCGGGGTGCGCTCGAGGCGGAGACGAAGGTGGGATTGAAGATGAACGCGCCGCGTACGTCCCTCGATGCAATTTCGAAGGCCATTCCAGCGCTGCGCAATCCGACGGTTTCGCCTCTCAGCCATCCCGATTGGGTCGCTCTGGAGACCATCATCGACGAGAACGTCGCCCGTGAGATCATTCCGCAGCTCAAGGAACTGGGTGCCGAGGGCATCGTGGAATATCCCTTGAACAAAGTCGTTTATTGA
- a CDS encoding carbon-nitrogen hydrolase: MATVTLGLLQHSCSAKPAENLKKALSLTETAAKKGAKIICTQELFRSQYFCQSEDHANFSLAESIPGPSTAAFQKIARKHNVVIIASLFERRASGLYHNTAVIIDAGGAVLGIYRKMHIPDDPLFYEKFYFTPGDTGFRAWRTRYGRIGVLICWDQWYPEGARLTSLQGAEILFYPTAIGWHPGEKAEYGVNQHGAWETIQRSHAVANGCFVASVNRVGHETPIGGAGLEFWGQSFVAGTSGQILAKASVDREEILLADIDLGKVDVTRTHWPFLRDRRIDAYGDLTRRFID, from the coding sequence ATGGCCACGGTCACTCTCGGTCTGCTCCAACATTCCTGCTCGGCGAAACCAGCGGAGAACCTCAAGAAGGCTCTGTCGCTGACTGAGACCGCGGCGAAAAAGGGCGCAAAAATCATCTGCACCCAGGAACTTTTCCGCTCCCAGTATTTCTGTCAGAGCGAGGACCACGCGAATTTCAGTCTTGCGGAGTCGATCCCCGGGCCCAGCACCGCGGCGTTCCAGAAGATCGCGAGGAAGCACAACGTGGTCATCATCGCCTCGCTGTTCGAACGGCGCGCGTCCGGTCTGTATCACAACACGGCGGTGATCATTGATGCGGGCGGAGCCGTGCTCGGGATATATCGGAAGATGCACATTCCCGATGATCCGCTTTTCTACGAGAAATTCTACTTCACACCGGGCGACACCGGCTTTCGAGCCTGGCGGACGCGGTATGGCAGGATCGGTGTCCTGATCTGCTGGGACCAGTGGTACCCGGAAGGTGCGCGGCTGACATCGCTGCAGGGAGCGGAGATACTTTTCTATCCCACGGCGATCGGGTGGCATCCGGGAGAGAAGGCCGAGTATGGCGTCAATCAGCACGGTGCATGGGAGACGATTCAGCGCTCCCACGCCGTTGCCAACGGCTGCTTTGTGGCCTCGGTCAATCGCGTCGGCCACGAGACGCCCATAGGCGGAGCAGGGCTCGAATTTTGGGGGCAGAGTTTTGTCGCGGGAACCAGCGGCCAGATCCTGGCCAAGGCCTCGGTCGACAGGGAGGAGATCCTGCTGGCAGACATCGATCTCGGCAAGGTTGACGTGACTCGCACCCACTGGCCGTTTCTTCGCGACCGGCGAATCGATGCCTATGGCGACCTGACGCGGCGATTCATCGACTGA
- a CDS encoding agmatine deiminase family protein produces MPAEWEPQDAVWLSWPHKRASWPGHFRRIPAVFAGIVAQISRFEKVRINIAAPLQRRARSLIERAGANLERVFLYNHATDDAWCRDHGPIFVRNDRTGEVAVTDWMYNAWGDKYPPYKRDNLIPPKVARALGMRRFEKKMVLEGGSIDVNGEGLLLTTEACLLNRNRNPGLTKEQIEQNLRDYLGVKSILWLGDGIVGDDTDGHIDDISRFFAGDGIVTVVEPNRRDANHRILAENSERLASFRTPTGKKFRIAELPMPKPAFCEGQRLPASYANFLVINGAVLMPAFRQPKRDAMAAEVLADCFPGREVVQIDCLDLVWGLGTLHCISQQQPA; encoded by the coding sequence ATGCCCGCTGAGTGGGAGCCGCAGGATGCGGTGTGGCTGTCTTGGCCGCACAAGCGCGCGAGCTGGCCGGGGCATTTCCGGCGCATCCCGGCGGTGTTTGCGGGCATAGTCGCCCAGATCAGCCGCTTTGAAAAGGTCCGCATCAACATCGCCGCTCCACTTCAAAGGCGGGCCCGCTCGTTGATTGAAAGGGCGGGGGCGAACCTCGAAAGGGTCTTCCTGTACAACCATGCAACGGACGATGCCTGGTGCCGCGATCACGGGCCGATCTTTGTCAGGAACGATCGCACTGGTGAAGTGGCGGTGACGGACTGGATGTACAATGCGTGGGGCGACAAATACCCCCCGTATAAGAGGGACAACCTCATCCCGCCAAAAGTGGCCAGGGCTCTTGGCATGCGACGTTTCGAAAAGAAGATGGTGCTCGAAGGCGGATCGATCGATGTGAACGGCGAGGGACTGCTTTTGACAACGGAGGCCTGTCTCTTGAACCGGAACAGGAACCCCGGCCTCACGAAGGAACAGATTGAGCAGAACCTTCGCGACTATCTCGGCGTAAAATCGATACTGTGGCTCGGCGACGGGATTGTCGGTGACGATACGGATGGGCACATTGACGACATCAGTCGGTTTTTCGCGGGCGATGGAATTGTGACCGTCGTCGAGCCCAACAGGCGCGACGCCAATCACCGCATCCTTGCGGAGAATTCCGAGCGACTGGCCTCCTTTCGCACGCCGACTGGGAAAAAGTTCAGAATCGCCGAGCTCCCCATGCCAAAGCCCGCCTTCTGTGAAGGCCAGCGGTTGCCGGCCAGCTATGCGAATTTTCTGGTGATCAATGGTGCCGTTCTGATGCCGGCGTTTCGGCAGCCCAAACGCGATGCAATGGCCGCGGAGGTGCTGGCGGATTGCTTTCCCGGACGAGAGGTTGTTCAAATTGACTGTCTCGATCTCGTCTGGGGACTTGGCACCCTGCATTGCATTTCCCAACAACAACCCGCCTGA
- the rpsA gene encoding 30S ribosomal protein S1 — translation MSSVMEELLAQTSLGLLKEGAIVPGVITEIRQNEVIVDIGAKAEAIIPASEFVDLGELQIGSTIDVFLEKLEDKTGNPVVSYDKAEQKKNWDNILTRFPEGSIASGRVRAKVKGGLIVNIGVDSFLPASHIDVQPPKNLDQYVGQTYDFKVLKINLDRKNIVLSRRELIEEQRSSKRRALLDSIEPGQIRKGVVKNITDFGAFIDLDGMDGLLHITDMSWGRIAHPSEMVKQGEEIQVMIIEVNREKERVSLGLKQTTKNPWDEIEHKYPVGAKVHGKVVNLVPYGAFIEIEPGVEGLVHITEMSWTKRITKPSEVLKVGQELDAVVLGIQKEDQKISLGLRQLEPNPWDMVRHNYPIGARVRGKVRNMTAYGAFIELEEGIDGMVHVSDMSWTRKVNHPTEMLKKGDEVDAIVLDVDPSQQRISLGMKQIAVDPWTDIDSFFKIGDVVQGKVTKITSFGAFVELKDNIDGLVHISQISEERIEKVKDVLKPDQAVTARVIKIDRDERRLGLSIKAANYSSEQLAAETATYDALNRQNTGNDMMNLGDILDEAQRK, via the coding sequence ATGAGTTCAGTAATGGAAGAGCTTTTGGCTCAGACTTCCCTCGGTCTTCTCAAGGAGGGTGCCATCGTCCCCGGAGTCATCACAGAAATTCGCCAGAATGAAGTGATCGTCGATATCGGCGCCAAGGCGGAGGCAATCATTCCGGCGAGCGAGTTCGTTGACCTTGGCGAACTCCAGATCGGTTCAACGATCGATGTCTTCCTCGAGAAGCTCGAGGACAAGACGGGCAATCCGGTCGTGTCGTACGACAAGGCGGAACAGAAGAAGAACTGGGACAACATTCTCACCCGGTTCCCGGAGGGCTCAATTGCCTCCGGTCGCGTGCGCGCGAAGGTCAAGGGCGGCCTGATCGTCAACATCGGCGTCGACTCCTTCCTGCCGGCCTCGCACATCGACGTGCAGCCGCCCAAGAATTTGGATCAGTACGTGGGGCAGACCTACGACTTCAAGGTTCTCAAGATCAATCTCGACCGCAAGAACATCGTCCTCTCCCGCCGCGAGCTGATCGAGGAGCAGCGCTCAAGCAAGCGCCGCGCGCTGCTCGACTCGATCGAGCCCGGCCAGATCCGCAAGGGCGTGGTGAAGAACATCACCGACTTCGGTGCGTTCATCGACCTCGACGGCATGGACGGACTGCTCCACATCACGGACATGAGCTGGGGCCGCATCGCCCATCCGTCCGAGATGGTGAAGCAGGGTGAGGAGATCCAGGTCATGATCATCGAGGTGAATCGTGAAAAGGAACGCGTTTCGCTTGGACTGAAGCAGACCACGAAGAATCCCTGGGACGAGATTGAGCACAAGTATCCCGTCGGCGCCAAGGTGCACGGCAAGGTGGTCAATCTCGTTCCGTACGGAGCCTTCATTGAAATCGAGCCGGGCGTCGAAGGCCTCGTGCACATCACCGAGATGTCCTGGACGAAGCGCATCACCAAGCCTTCGGAGGTCCTCAAGGTCGGCCAGGAACTCGACGCGGTCGTGCTTGGCATCCAGAAGGAGGACCAAAAGATCTCGCTCGGCCTGCGCCAGCTCGAACCGAATCCGTGGGACATGGTCCGCCACAACTATCCGATCGGCGCCCGTGTTCGCGGCAAGGTTCGGAACATGACCGCCTACGGCGCCTTCATCGAACTCGAGGAGGGCATCGACGGCATGGTCCACGTTTCCGACATGTCGTGGACGCGCAAGGTCAATCATCCGACCGAAATGCTGAAGAAGGGCGACGAAGTGGACGCGATCGTCCTCGATGTCGACCCGTCGCAGCAGCGCATCAGCCTCGGCATGAAGCAGATTGCGGTCGATCCCTGGACGGACATCGATTCGTTCTTCAAGATCGGCGACGTCGTGCAGGGCAAGGTCACGAAGATCACCTCCTTCGGCGCGTTTGTGGAGCTCAAGGACAACATCGACGGCCTTGTGCACATCTCGCAGATCAGCGAGGAGCGGATCGAGAAGGTGAAGGATGTGCTGAAGCCCGACCAGGCTGTCACGGCGCGCGTCATCAAGATCGATCGCGACGAGCGCCGCCTCGGCCTCTCGATCAAGGCTGCGAACTACTCATCCGAGCAGCTCGCCGCCGAGACCGCGACCTACGACGCGCTCAACCGCCAGAACACCGGCAACGACATGATGAACCTCGGCGACATTCTCGACGAGGCGCAGCGCAAGTAG